The Phragmitibacter flavus genome includes a region encoding these proteins:
- a CDS encoding GNAT family N-acetyltransferase, protein MRFPDSLTTPRLLLRRLQRDDAPALCAYRSSPEVARYQSWETFGPDEAAELLDDQQDRDIGVPGTWFQVAIVETGTSQLIGDCGLHCLADEARQFEIGITLAPSRQGQRYATEALECLISYLFTDLSARRLFATTDALNDSAAALFRRLGFRQEAHHLELRAYKGGWTSELFFALLAREWGMRSQLDR, encoded by the coding sequence ATGAGATTTCCCGATTCATTGACCACTCCTAGATTGCTCCTCAGGCGTTTGCAGAGAGATGATGCACCGGCCCTTTGTGCTTATCGTTCCTCGCCGGAGGTGGCGAGATACCAGTCATGGGAGACGTTCGGACCCGATGAAGCTGCTGAATTACTCGACGATCAGCAGGATCGAGACATTGGTGTTCCGGGCACATGGTTTCAGGTGGCGATCGTCGAGACGGGGACAAGTCAGTTGATTGGTGACTGCGGGTTGCATTGTCTGGCTGACGAGGCGCGGCAGTTTGAGATCGGGATCACCCTTGCACCAAGCCGACAGGGACAGAGGTATGCGACCGAGGCGCTGGAGTGTTTGATATCCTACTTGTTTACTGATCTGTCGGCTCGCCGTCTTTTCGCCACGACTGACGCCCTGAACGATTCCGCAGCGGCATTGTTTCGGAGGCTGGGCTTCCGACAGGAGGCTCACCACCTTGAGCTCCGGGCATACAAGGGCGGTTGGACCAGTGAGTTGTTTTTTGCGCTTCTGGCTAGGGAATGGGGGATGAGGTCGCAATTGGATCGGTAG
- a CDS encoding sensor histidine kinase produces the protein MTTLFNSIRWRVQAWHALILLLALLAFCLTAYKLAWDSQLSRIDRDLASTERALIRSLMRSVQPESPGPNAPPMPFSQLITKLQQGTITLPPETAALFQNNEPGHAFFEFQDQTGTTLLRSQNFPKDHPQLLPVTESEMLEDTRTEKNTRASFRSSSSGLRSMVGRDITPELIEMNRFAWTISALGLGVWTLGLIGGWWLAGRAIRPIETISRTASHIAEGNLQERIDTDGTDSELDQLSRVLNQTFERLHNSFERQKQFTADASHELRTPVTILLSETQRLLKRTDRTPEEYREALLTCQQTAQRMRHLIEALLLLSKQETQSNDFPKTPFQLDQLLTEVVTQLTPLATEKNLQLQTHFTPTPCVGDPSMIHVLATNLLMNAIQHHHHPSGKIDIHCAPSGHHATFAVQDNGPGIPPEHLPHLFDRFYRVDKARTGSSGHTGLGLAIAKTIVTNHNGEITVTSHPGQGTTFKVQL, from the coding sequence ATGACCACGCTCTTCAATTCCATCCGCTGGCGTGTCCAAGCCTGGCATGCCCTCATCCTGCTGCTCGCCCTCCTCGCCTTCTGCCTAACCGCCTACAAACTCGCCTGGGACTCCCAGCTCAGCCGCATCGATCGCGACCTCGCCAGCACCGAACGCGCTCTCATCCGTTCGCTCATGCGCTCCGTGCAGCCTGAGTCACCCGGGCCAAACGCCCCCCCCATGCCCTTCAGCCAGCTCATTACCAAACTCCAGCAAGGCACCATCACCCTCCCCCCCGAAACCGCCGCCCTTTTCCAAAACAACGAACCCGGCCACGCCTTCTTCGAATTCCAGGACCAAACCGGCACCACCCTCCTTCGCTCCCAAAACTTTCCCAAAGATCATCCCCAACTGCTGCCGGTCACCGAATCAGAAATGCTCGAAGACACCCGCACCGAAAAAAACACCCGCGCTTCCTTCCGGAGTTCCAGCTCCGGCCTGCGCAGCATGGTCGGACGCGACATCACCCCCGAACTCATTGAGATGAATCGCTTCGCCTGGACCATCAGCGCTCTCGGTCTCGGCGTCTGGACCCTCGGCCTCATCGGTGGCTGGTGGCTCGCCGGTCGCGCCATCCGTCCCATCGAAACCATCAGTCGCACCGCCTCCCATATCGCCGAAGGCAACCTTCAAGAACGCATCGACACCGACGGCACCGACAGCGAACTCGACCAGCTCAGCCGCGTCCTCAACCAAACCTTCGAACGCCTCCACAATAGCTTCGAGCGCCAAAAACAATTCACCGCCGACGCCTCCCACGAGCTTCGCACCCCCGTCACCATTCTCCTCTCCGAAACCCAACGCCTGCTCAAGCGCACCGACCGCACCCCCGAAGAATATCGCGAAGCCCTCCTCACCTGCCAGCAAACCGCCCAGCGCATGCGCCACCTCATCGAAGCCCTTCTTCTTCTTTCCAAACAGGAAACCCAATCCAACGACTTCCCCAAAACCCCCTTCCAGCTCGACCAGCTCCTCACCGAAGTCGTCACTCAACTCACCCCTCTCGCCACCGAAAAAAACCTCCAGCTACAAACGCATTTCACCCCCACTCCGTGTGTCGGCGATCCCAGCATGATCCACGTGCTCGCCACCAATCTGTTGATGAACGCCATCCAGCACCACCATCATCCAAGCGGCAAAATCGACATCCATTGCGCCCCCTCCGGCCATCACGCCACCTTCGCCGTTCAAGACAACGGCCCCGGCATCCCCCCCGAACACCTCCCCCATTTGTTTGATCGCTTCTATCGCGTTGACAAAGCCCGCACCGGCAGTTCCGGCCACACCGGCCTCGGCCTTGCCATCGCCAAAACCATCGTCACCAACCACAACGGCGAAATCACCGTCACCAGCCACCCCGGCCAAGGCACCACCTTCAAAGTGCAACTCTGA